In the Pyrococcus kukulkanii genome, one interval contains:
- a CDS encoding class I SAM-dependent methyltransferase, translating into MGFAEYYRAFPTYTDLSSQEYKKRLEDLEPLLLKYMKRKGKVLDLACGVGGFSFLLEDHGFEVIGIDISEDMIARAKRYAQERESKVEFILGDAKNLPFNDREFDYVIFIDSLVHFTPLELNQVFKEVRRVLRPGGKFIIQFTDLRELLPRLKESLVVGQEYWISKIIPDQEEKTVVIEFQSENDSFRVRFNVWGKTAVELLGKLYFRKEAQEKINDYSYLIVYQLK; encoded by the coding sequence ATGGGATTTGCAGAATACTACCGGGCATTCCCAACGTATACCGATCTAAGCTCTCAAGAATACAAGAAGAGACTAGAGGATCTTGAACCCCTACTTCTTAAATATATGAAAAGGAAAGGGAAAGTTTTAGATTTAGCTTGTGGCGTTGGAGGATTCTCATTTCTCCTTGAAGATCATGGATTTGAGGTAATAGGTATTGACATAAGCGAGGACATGATAGCGAGAGCCAAAAGGTACGCCCAAGAGCGAGAGTCCAAAGTTGAATTCATCCTTGGGGATGCCAAAAACTTGCCCTTCAATGATAGGGAGTTTGACTATGTGATATTTATAGACAGCCTAGTCCACTTTACGCCCTTAGAGCTTAACCAAGTATTTAAGGAGGTAAGAAGGGTTCTCAGGCCCGGAGGAAAATTCATAATTCAGTTCACTGACTTGAGGGAACTCCTCCCAAGATTAAAGGAAAGCCTCGTAGTCGGACAAGAGTACTGGATAAGCAAGATAATCCCAGATCAAGAAGAAAAAACCGTTGTAATAGAATTCCAGAGCGAGAATGACTCCTTTAGGGTGAGGTTTAACGTTTGGGGCAAAACCGCGGTGGAGCTACTCGGCAAGCTGTACTTCAGGAAAGAAGCCCAAGAAAAGATAAATGATTACTCATACCTCATAGTCTATCAGCTCAAGTGA